A part of Primulina eburnea isolate SZY01 chromosome 10, ASM2296580v1, whole genome shotgun sequence genomic DNA contains:
- the LOC140842649 gene encoding LOW QUALITY PROTEIN: ABC transporter G family member 22-like (The sequence of the model RefSeq protein was modified relative to this genomic sequence to represent the inferred CDS: inserted 1 base in 1 codon), with translation MAMEKTNSTVGLLRTKSDQLVETMAEVLASMKCSFSSSEAAAAEAASGQEGGGNLSRKSSKSLPAASSGQSGGSTGKNTHVRKSRSAQMKIELEDLSSGAALSRASSASLGFSFSFTGFTVPPDEIDDXKPFSDGETSPEDLEAGRRRKKFHADPTLPIYLKFTDITYKLVIKRIASTVEKDILNGITGSVVPGEVLALMGPSGCGKTTLLSLLGGRVTEHSIGGSITYNDQPYSKSLKSRIGFVTQDDILFPNLTVRETLTYAARLRLPRTLTKDEKDKRALDVIHELGLERCQDTIIGGSFVTGVSGGERKRVCIGNEIIINPSLLFLDEPTSGLDSTTALRIVETLNDIAEAGKTVITTIHQPSSRLFLKFDKLILLGKGSLLYFGKASEALVYFTTIGYSPLIAMNPAEFMLDLANGNVTDISIPSEFQDKVQMGNFRAETKSGKIDPAVIQEYLVEAHEARVAVHEKENIMEPISMDEEMKSKLSYSKREYGASWHEQYCILFWRGLKERKNDYFSWLRITQVLTTATILGLLWWQSGSDNPKELQDQAGLLFFIAVFWGFFPVFTAIFTFPQERAMLSKERAADMYRLSAYFVARTTSDLPLDLLLPVLFLLVVYFMAGLRMNAGSFFLTMMTVFLCIIAAQGLGLAIGATLWDLKRATTLASVTVMTFMLAGGYFVQNVPVFVSWLRYLSFNYHTYKLLLKVQYQHISHTINGVRIDSGYTEVGVLLAMVFGYRLLAYLSLRRMKIHPGA, from the exons ATGGCGATGGAGAAAACAAATTCTACAGTCGGTCTTCTACGAACAAAATCCGATCAGCTGGTGGAGACAATGGCGGAGGTACTGGCTTCAATGAAGTGTTCATTTTCATCCAGTGAAGCAGCTGCGGCGGAGGCGGCGTCTGGCCAAGAGGGTGGTGGCAATCTGTCAAGAAAGTCAAGCAAGAGTCTCCCGGCAGCTTCATCTGGGCAGAGCGGGGGAAGTACTGGGAAGAACACACACGTTCGAAAGTCGAGAAGCGCACAGATGAAAATCGAACTGGAAGATTTGAGCAGCGGCGCCGCCTTGAGCCGAGCTTCCAGCGCCAGCTTAGGCTTCTCTTTCTCCTTCACTGGCTTTACCGTGCCACCGGACGAAATTGATG TAAAGCCATTTAGCGATGGTGAAACGTCAC CTGAAGATCTTGAGGCAGGCAGGCGCAGGAAGAAATTTCACGCAGATCCCACATTACCAATCTACCTCAAG TTCACGGATATAACATACAAGTTGGTTATCAAAAGAATAGCTTCAACGGTGGAGAAGGATATTTTGAATGGAATTACAGGCTCAGTTGTTCCAGGGGAAGTTTTAGCGTTGATGGGACCATCGGGATGCGGGAAGACGACATTGCTGAGTCTACTCGGAGGGCGAGTTACAGAGCACTCAATCGGCGGTTCTATAACTTACAACGATCAACCATATTCGAAGTCACTAAAAAGCAG GATCGGGTTCGTGACACAAGACGACATTCTATTCCCAAACCTTACAGTAAGAGAAACTCTAACATATGCAGCTCGACTACGACTTCCAAGGACATTAACAAAAGATGAAAAGGATAAAAGAGCCTTGGATGTTATACACGAGCTGGGTCTTGAAAG GTGTCAAGACACAATAATTGGTGGCTCCTTCGTCACTGGCGTTTCAGGTGGAGAAAGGAAGCGTGTGTGCATCGGAAACGAGATAATAATCAACCCGTCCCTGTTGTTTCTCGATGAACCTACTTCTGGTCTGGATTCTACAACAGCTTTGAGGATAGTCGAGACCTTAAATGACATAGCAGAG GCTGGAAAAACAGTAATTACCACAATCCATCAGCCGTCAAGCCGGCTTTTCCTTAAATTTGACAAGTTGATTTTACTTGGTAAAGGGAGCTTGCTTTATTTCGGAAAGGCATCAGAAGCTCTGGTTTACTTTACTACCATAGGATATTCCCCCCTTATAGCAATGAACCCTGCAGAATTCATGCTTGACCTAGCAAATGGAAATGTAACAGATATTTCCATCCCATCAGAATTCCAAGACAAAGTGCAAATGGGAAACTTCAGAGCAGAAACAAAGAGTGGAAAGATTGACCCTGCAGTTATACAAGAG TATCTCGTGGAGGCCCATGAGGCACGAGTTGCTGTGCATGAGAAGGAAAATATTATGGAGCCAATATCTATGGATGAAGAAATGAAGTCTAAACTAAGTTATTCCAAGAGAGAATATGGAGCAAGCTGGCATGAACAATATTGCATATTATTTTGGAGAGGACTTAAAGAACGGAAGAATGACTATTTCAGCTGGTTGAGGATTACTCAGGTTCTGACAACAGCAACTATTTTGGGATTGTTGTGGTGGCAATCTGGTAGTGAtaatcccaaagaacttcaagaTCAG GCTGGATTACTGTTCTTCATAGCTGTTTTCTGGGGGTTTTTCCCAGTCTTCACTGCCATATTTACGTTTCCTCAGGAAAGAGCCATGCTAAGCAAGGAGCGAGCAGCTGACATGTATAGGTTAAGCGCGTATTTTGTGGCTAGAACCACAAGTGATCTTCCGCTAGACCTGTTACTGCCAGTACTTTTTCTTCTTGTTGTATATTTTATGGCAGGCTTAAGAATGAATGCTGGCTCCTTTTTCCTCACGATGATGACAGTTTTTCTTTGCATTATAGCAGCTCAG GGACTTGGGCTAGCCATTGGTGCTACACTGTGGGATTTGAAAAGGGCAACAACCCTGGCCTCAGTCACTGTGATGACCTTCATGTTGGCTGGGGGATACTTTGTGCAG aatGTCCCCGTGTTCGTATCATGGCTTCGTTATCTCTCGTTTAACTATCACACCTACAAGCTTCTACTCAAAGTGCAATACCAACACATCAGTCACACGATTAATGGGGTCAGAATAGACAGTGGTTACACGGAAGTTGGAGTTCTGCTAGCCATGGTCTTTGGCTACCGACTCCTAGCATACTTATCTTTGAGAAGAATGAAAATCCATCCAGGAGCTTAG
- the LOC140842653 gene encoding LOW QUALITY PROTEIN: protein WVD2-like 4 (The sequence of the model RefSeq protein was modified relative to this genomic sequence to represent the inferred CDS: deleted 1 base in 1 codon) translates to MESNNGAQLEEEKKHSTERINGEESTLVDTENISHSEPGSDGNEVYKDLVKEKESVDSSGPAAKLSECALKSRAPTQSKRDFSGNGPKNNKSSKNQSTSSRDRIVLGRNTKPSLSQSLSFPAKGRHSDVMKRSVDTYPLKSSQKNGAKAEQFKGVTSSGNAPKIRQSWPVKQINVNGNETNPGSDGLDGKNLKHINVLPVKEEDDTGSITSSNATSQQKTNVSAFPFRLEERAEKRKEFYSNIEKKIHAKEVEVSNLEAKSKENQEAEIKQLRKSLTFKATPMPSFYKDPPPKPELKKIPTTRPVSPKLGRRKSTEYASRNSLGNGGSTHSPSVTKENHVLDKASEANGDKGNVVSVKKSIKSSLSKPRTQQSLAAKKVKNGDTEKKEVQINASSSEEIRELENQIEECP, encoded by the exons ATGGAATCGAATAATGGAGCtcaacttgaagaagaaaagaagcATAGCACAGAGAGAATTAATGGGGAAGAGTCAACTTTGGTTGACACAGAAAATATCAGCCACAGTGAACCGGGTTCTGATGGAAATGAAGTGTACAAAGATTTGGTAAAGGAAAAAGAGAGTGTTGATTCATCTGGACCAGCAGCCAAATTGTCTGAATGCGCATTAAAAAGTAGAGCACCAACTCAGAGTAAACGAGATTTCAGTGGTAATGGTCCAAAGAACAATAAATCATCCAAGAATCAATCTACTAGCTCG AGGGATCGGATTGTGCTTGGCCGGAATACTAAGCCTAGTTTGAGTCAGAGCCTCTCGTTTCCAGCCAAAGGCCGCCACTCGGATGTTATGAAAAGAAGCGTTGATACATATCCGTTGAAGTCATCACAGAAAAATGGTGCAAAAGCAGAGCAGTTTAAGGGCGTAACAAGTTCAGGGAACGCACCAAAGATTCGTCAATCTTGG CCAGTAAAACAAATAAATGTGAATGGGAATGAGACAAATCCGGGTTCTGATGG ATTGGATGGAAAGAATTTGAAACATATCAACGTGTTGCCTGTTAAGGAGGAGGATGATACCGGTTCCATTACTTCATC AAATGCTACTTCTCAACAGAAGACTAATGTCTCAGCATTCCCTTTTAGATTGGAAGAGCGCGCTGAAAAGAGAAAAGAG TTTTATTCGAATATTGAGAAGAAAATACATGCCAAGGAAGTTGAAGTGAGCAATCTGGAAGCAAAATCCAAG GAAAATCAAGAGGCAGAAATTAAGCAATTGAGGAAGAGTTTGACATTTAAAGCTACACCTATGCCGAGTTTCTACAAAGATCCTCCTCCAAAACCTGAACTTAAGAAG ATACCAACTACACGACCCGTATCTCCTAAGCTTGGAAGGCGTAAAAGCACTGAATACGCTTCTAGGAACTCGCTCGGAAATGGAGGTTCCACTCACAGTCCAAGCGTAACTAAAGAAAATCACGTGTTGGACAAGGCTTCTGAGGCAAATGGTGATAAGGGTAATGTCGTTTCGGTAAAGAAATCCATCAAAAGCTCACTATCCAAACCTCGTACTCAACAATCTTTGGCTGCTAAAAAAGTAAAGAACGGAGACACTGAGAAAAAAGAAGTACAAATCAATGCATCTAGCTCAGAAGAAATCCGAGAACTAGAGAATCAGATTGAAGAATGtccataa